The following coding sequences lie in one Palaemon carinicauda isolate YSFRI2023 chromosome 7, ASM3689809v2, whole genome shotgun sequence genomic window:
- the LOC137644441 gene encoding uncharacterized protein — MNKLTIPKLELLALLLGCRLARTLKGLIEPREIVMWTDSKVTLAWVASPDAKDNKNVFISNRVAEIVFLHQICCFSLSHVPSKQNPADVLSKGATTQQLLQNTLWRNGPEFLRTTGDPVPYEEDDPTNERTVVAVVQEMREEIRPVPPGEIWEILQREVEFQFLLRVIRIILKFAKLKQHPFSIVVQLEQKHYLPTVYAYLEGGVRPPREVTNFVRQLNLVLDNKLICNRGRVSQVEEMKHLILLPAKGHLVRAYLRYLHSLHLHCGVNTLIGIFRQKCWSPGLHSIARPIVRQCPECVLAFQPLLRQPPPPPLPKERINLTKPFIAVGVDHTAAIQTEMRPGYILIVTCMASKAVYLDFCPSLEAEEFVLALCRFCATHGAPSFITSDNHQMFKIASNLLQRLYEEDEVQQFLRKTGIE, encoded by the coding sequence atgaacaagttgacaattcccaagctagaactattagcattgttgttaggctgcagattagccaGGACACTCaaagggctgatagagccacgagagatagtcatgtggaccgacagtaaggtcacgttggcatgggtagcatctcccgatgccaaggACAACAAAAATGTGttcatatctaacagagtggcggagattgtttttcttcatcagaTTTGCTGTTTCAGTCTAAGCCatgtcccaagcaaacagaatcctgctgatgtcctgtccaaAGGAGCAACGACGCAACAATTGCTACAAAACACTCTTTGGCGGAATGGTCCAGAGTTCCTAAGGACCACGGGAGATCCTGTTCCTTATGAGGAGGACGATCCAACCAATGAAAGAACCGTAGTGGCGGTGGTAcaagaaatgagggaggaaataagacctgttccaccaggagagatatgggaaattctacagagggaagtagagttccaattctTATTGAGAGTTATTAGGATAATCCTAAAATTTGCTAAATTAAAACAGCATccattcagtattgttgtccaattagagcaaaaacattatttgcctacagtctatgcttacttagagggtggagtcagacccccccgtgaagttactaattttgtcagacaattaaatctagtgttagatAATAAGTTAATTTGTAATAGGGGACGAGTATCCCAagtagaggaaatgaaacatttgattcttttgccagccaaagggcacttagttagggcttatctaagataCTTGCATAGTTTGcacttacattgtggtgtgaatacactgattggtatctttcgacagaaatgctggtcgcCGGGCCTACATTCCATTGCGAGGCCGATTGTGCGGCAGTGTCCAGAATGCGTActagccttccagcccctgttgagacagccaccaccaccccccctaccgaaggaaaggatcaacctAACGAAGCCCTTTatagcagtcggagtggaccacacagcggccatacagactgaaatgcggccaggctacatactgatcgtgacttgcatggccagcaaggccgtgtacctcgatttctgcccctccctggaagcggaggaATTTGTCTTAGCCTTATGTCGTTTTTGTGCTACCCACGGTGCTCCGTCTTTCATCACATCTGATAATCATCAAATGTTCAAGAttgccagcaacctccttcagagactttatgaagaggatgaagtccagcagttcctgaggaaaactggaattgaatag